A section of the Rattus norvegicus strain BN/NHsdMcwi chromosome 15, GRCr8, whole genome shotgun sequence genome encodes:
- the Spetex2b gene encoding Spetex-2B protein — protein MFHQLLKLVQKERGDQGETRTRQKKAGLLSWFIRKASSENFISNHEKRIKKLEEVKSEIQKCKIEGDELSRILDLYVNDGLNYRLNIELPMLKSQHEMRTMDMHKMTNWISDAMEKYKELTQENNSYRIRNFHLLNERNELKKNVRILMNENRKLLVEQTELQASCEEGKRFCEEASKTIYTADIESLCPVTFE, from the exons atgtttcACCAGCTGCTCAAGCTAgttcagaaggagaggggagaccaaggagagaccagaacgaggcagaagaaagctggcCTCCTGTCTT ggttTATTCGGAAGGCATCATCAGAAAATTTCATCAGTAACCATGAAAAGcgtataaagaaattggaggaaGTAAAatctgaaatccagaagtgtaaaaTCGAGGGGGATGAACTTTCTCgaatcctggacctttatgtcaatgatggtttgaactacag GCTGAACATTGAATTGCCAATGCTTAAATCCCAACATGAGATGAGAACGATGGATATGCATAAGATGACCAACtggataagtgatgccatggagaagtACAAGGAGCTCACACAAGAGAAcaattcctaccg catcagaaacttccacctcctgaatgaacgcaatgaattgaagaagaatgtaaggattttgatgaatgagaacagaaaactgctggtggagcagactgaactgcaagcatcctgtgaggagggaaagaggttctGTGAGGAGGCCAGCAAGACCATCTACACCGCAGATATTGAATCCTTGTGTCCTGTTACTTTTGAGTAA